In Papio anubis isolate 15944 chromosome 20, Panubis1.0, whole genome shotgun sequence, the genomic window tttttgtttttttttttgtttttttttttttagacagagtcttgttctgtttccaaggctaaagtgcaatggcacaatctcggctcactgcaacctccgcttcccgagttcaatcgattctccggccttagcctcccgagtagctgagattacaggtgcctgccaccgcacccagctaatttttgtatttttcagtagagacgaggttttgccatgctggctaggctggtctcgaactcccgacctcaggtgatccacccacctcggcttcccttTGTAatcctgtgctgggattacaggcgtgagccaccactcctggccactaatacattttttttttaagcgacagaatcttgctgtagtgcccaggctttagtgcagtggtgttatcatagttcgctgcagcctcaaactcctgagctgaggcGATCCTCCGGgcctcagcttcacaagtaggtagaactacaggtgcgccaccaagcctggctaattttgttttaatttttcgtataggggtcttgctgtgttgcctggctgctctccaactcccagcctcaagcaatccttccgcttCAGCCACTGATCTCACTCTGTGGttcagtgggattacaggcgtgagcctctgcacccagccataaattcttttatatttaaagcaGTTTGAGTCGTTTGCGACCCCTACAACATAAAGAGTCCTGTCTACTATTCTCCTCAGGAGACAAAATCTCTTCCCTTCAGCCCTAACACTACATACAAAGCATTCAGCCTCGTTAGTCAAAACTGATCACAATAATAGCCTTTATAGGTGTTTCTGGAGAGATGGGTGAGAAAAAATAGGATATAAATAACCATTATTTACAACTTGCAGCAGTAAAGTTCTCCAAGACACCCCTTCGAGATTGAACTCCAAAGCCTCTGGGGCAGAGACTGGGCACCACCaagcaaatacaaaaatccaCGCTCTGACTCCAGGTGCGGATGGAGGAGACGCGTCAGGCCTAGAAACAAAATGAGTAGGAAGCATTAGAGAGGCTGCCCCTCTGCCTCCCCGCAGAGTAGCATCAGTGGAAAAGCTCTGGCGGAGTCCCCATAGTGACCTCTTCAAGCCCATAGCTTTTTCAAAGAGAATATGGCAGGTAGCTCAAAACGACACGAGGGATGCAAAATAGGAAGAAACTAAGTTAGAACTGAAAATGGGCTTAAAACCTTCCAGAGACTCTACCCAATTCATTTCACAGACAGAATCGAGGAAGGGTAGGGAAAAAGCAGGTTCTGCCTCTGCCCAGTGTGCCCAGTGTGTAGCGGGGGTGGGAAAGGAGCGTCGCTACCTCCCGAGCGTAGATGGAAGGAGCAGATATGACATAAATCCCTCGAGAGTCTACATCTTCAGGGCGATTCCAATCTACGGACGAGCtgtgggaggaaagaaagaagaaaaattcagacCCTTTAAATTCTCAGATCTTGTTTTCCCCTACCCATCACAAACGGGAACCCAAAGCCAGCTACCGGGTAAGAGACCGACCAGGGAAATGCATCAGGGAATCGCGCCAACTGCACCACGGAGATGGGTACAAGCAGCCAGCCGCGCGAGGCGTTCGTCTGCGGCGCAGCCCCTCACCTCGGGACATCCCCGGGACCCTCCTGCGTCCTTAGGTTGTTGAGTGCATCCGGGAGTGCATGGACTGACGGCTCCGGGGTCCCAGCCAGCAAGCGAGACCCAGCATCCTGGGCGTGGCCACGGCGGCGCACGTGGACCAGCAAGAGCGCAGCGCCAGCCACGCCCACGGCCACCAGCAGCCCCAGAGCCGGCGGCAAAAGGTAGCGCTGCGGGTCCCCGGGCCTCAGGCCGGGCGGGGCCGCGGGCAAAGCGCTTACGCCGTCGGGGTGCACTGGGAACTCACACCGCGCACCCATGTAGCCGGGCGCGCAGGCGCAGACGAGGCCGGAAAAGTGGGCGTAGCAGCGGCCGCCGTGAGCACAGGGGCGCGCGGCGCACGGGTCCGCGCGCTCGCGGCAGTCGCGGCCGCCAAAGCCCAGCGCGCAGGAGCAGCGGTGCGCGCCGCCGCCCTCCACACACGTGCCGCCGTTAGCGCAGGCGCGGCCCGCGCAGTCGTCGAGGTCGTGCTCGCAGCGCGGACCCGCGAAGCCGGCACGGCAGCGGCAGCGCAGGGCGTGGCCCAGGTCCAGGCAGAGTCCGCCTGTGGGGAAGGGAGCATCAGAGGGCACAGCCTGGGAGCCGGGGGCGGGGCCCACCTGCCCGCGCTGTTTCCCAGTTCTGTCATCGCAGCACGGGGtcccctttttctctctgtctcttaacTCAAGGGCCAGCGTCTTGGAGTGTGCCAGGAAAGCCAGCTCGCTTCTTTTCTACCTGATGAAGTTTTGGAATAATTAATTCAGTGCCACCTCTTTGGCTCTCGGTGCCCTTGTCTCTTTTTCCCTCGACTTCGATCATACTTCAATAGTAGACAGCTCCCAGAACTATGTGTTTGAACCCTCTGACCTTCTTCTGCCTAGAAtacctcctctcttcccttcctccttttctcccattttccccccttttctctttcctagcCCACTCCTCAGGTCTCTACTCCGATGCTTCTTCCTCCATCCCAGCCCTGATCACTGCCCTGTGCTCCCAGATCTCAGCCCTGGCCACCCACCCTGGGCTCTGTCTGAGGGTGTCTGTCTTCCCCTCTGGGCTGGTACCTCCAGGAGGGCGCGGCCCAAACATGTCCTGGTCCCTGCTGTGTCCCTAGTACCACGCACCCCAGAGTGAACACTCTGTTTGGGACAGAATTATCGTATTCACTCGCAAGAAGATAACAGCTAGCCCTTTagattcatgatttttttttttttttttttaaacggagtctcgttctgtcctccaggctggagtgcagtggcgcgatctcgactcactgcaatctgcctccctagttcaagcaattctctattTCAGCCTACATTCatgatcttatttaatcttttttttttttttttcttttttttgagacagaatctcaactctgttgcccaggcgggagtgcagtggcacaatcttggctgactgcaacctccacctcccgagttcaagtggttcttctgccttagccttccgagttgctggaattacaagcacctgccatcacgcctggcgaattttttgtatttttagtagagacgcggtttcaccatgtggcccaggctggtctccagctcctgaactcaggtgatccgcccacctgggcctcccaaagtgctggaattataggcgtgagtcactgtgcccagcctcatttaatCTTTTAGCACCGATATCAGCTCTCTTCTCTGTTCAGAACCTTCCTGTGGCTCCATCTCACTCAGGGGAAAAGTGAAAGTTCCCCTTCTTGTGACCCAGGGGGTCCCACAAGATGTGCCTCAGTCACCTCCCTGATCTCGTCTCATCAGTGTAACCCCACTGGCTTCCCTGCTTATCCTCAGCACACCAGGCACTATCAGGAGGGGCAGGGACTTTGTTTCATTCCctgctgtatcctcagtgcctagaatagggcctggcacacagtaaattctcagtaaatattaatagtTATGAGATAGGGAATGTCtccatgcccattttacagaacaAACAGGCTTGCTGGTGGAAGGTCAGGTACCCCGGCCCTAGGGTTAGAAGAGTCAAAGCCAGGATCCCAACCCAGGACTGTCTGAGCCATGCAgggcccccacccccatcccttgCCAATAGGGCCTCCAGGCCTCACCATTGCGGCATGGCTGCAGGCTGCACCGGTccaccctcttctcacagttggAACCTTGGAAACCGGGTGGGCAGTGGCAGATGTAGGCAGAGTCAGGGTCTGCACCCCCAACACACAAGCCACCATTGAAGCAGGGTCCATCCGCGCATGTCACCCCGCTCACCTCACACCGGAGCCCGTAGAACCCACGCGGGCATGTGCATTCAAAGGACCCGGGTGTCTCCTGGGCAGGGACAAGAGGACTTGAGAATGGAGTTTCCTTGGAGAAAAATCCCATCCCCCTCCTCATTCCTAACCACTGGGGACTGCTCCTTGTCCAGTCCCAAGTCCCACTGTGCTGTGCAGGGGCCACCCTGGGAGGTCCTCCCGACATCCCCTCGATCCCCTCCACATTTTTGGGTCCGCCCATGTGACCCCACAGGTAGGAGGCTCTGGGGACCCAGAGTGACCCCATTCCCACCACTACACCTTTGCCTACCAAATGCTGCCTGCCTGGTCTGCCCTCCTCGCTCCTGTCTACATTGACGAGTCCTACTGGGAGGTCCTAGATCTCAgtccacctcctccaggaagcgtTCTCTGGATCTTTCCTTCCCAGAGCCTCCCCCTAAGTATCTGAACCCTGAGTGTGGCAGTATCCAGGTGGCCCACACTGGACCCTACTCTACCCCAGCACTCCATGCCAGGCtcactcactgccacctctgcacCCTTGCTCCGTGCAGGCCACTCACCTGGCCACCCTCTCTAATCATGTCCCAGAAGCCCCAGCTCCGGGCcatctccaggaagccttctctgatgtCTCCACCCCCCTGTGCCCGCAGATCCCAAATCTCCAACCGATTTGGCCCCACCACCCACTACCTTGGACCCTGAACCATTCTCACTCCCACAGTGGCAGCAGCTGTGGCCCCACACGGCTCCTCATGATTTCCACTCCCACATCTTTCAGGGCCACCCACTGAGTATGCTCTCCCCAGTCCCATCCCCATCACCTAATCCTACTTCAAGGCCCCAGATGCAGACTGGATGCCTCCAGGAAGACCTCCCTGATAGTTATTCCCAGACCTCCTCCCCAAGCTGGTGTCTCCTGGAGCCCCAGGGAGGGGGCCGTGGCTCTCAGGGTAAAGTACTAAGCAGGACA contains:
- the DLL3 gene encoding LOW QUALITY PROTEIN: delta-like protein 3 (The sequence of the model RefSeq protein was modified relative to this genomic sequence to represent the inferred CDS: deleted 2 bases in 1 codon) — translated: MVSPRMSRLLSQTVILALIFIPQARPAGVFELQIHSFGPGPGPGAPRSPCSARGPCRLFFRVCLKPGLSEEAAESPCALGAALSARGPVYTEQPEAPAPDLPLPNGLLQVPFRDAWPGTFSLIIETWREELGDQIGGPAWSLLARVTRRRRLAAGGPWARDIQRAGAWELRFSYRARCELPAVGTACTRLCRPRSAPSRCGPGLRPCAPLEDECEAPPVCRAGCSLEHGFCEQPGECRCLEGWTGPLCTVPVSTSSCLGLRGPSSATTGCLVPGPGPCDGNPCANGGSCSETPGSFECTCPRGFYGLRCEVSGVTCADGPCFNGGLCVGGADPDSAYICHCPPGFQGSNCEKRVDRCSLQPCRNGGLCLDLGHALRCRCRAGFAGPRCEHDLDDCAGRACANGGTCVEGGGAHRCSCALGFGGRDCRERADPCAARPCAHGGRCYAHFSGLVCACAPGYMGARCEFPVHPDGVSALPAAPPGLRPGDPQRYLLPPALGLLVAVGVAGAALLLVHVRRRGHAQDAGSRLLAGTPEPSVHALPDALNNLRTQEGPGDVPSSSVDWNRPEDVDSRGIYVISAPSIYAREVATPFPPPLHTGHTGQRQNLLFPYPSSILSVK